A portion of the Rhodococcus pseudokoreensis genome contains these proteins:
- a CDS encoding zinc ribbon domain-containing protein: MTSDGLLRAKGTTMPLYEFRCAADCGPFERSFPMADVPRSVPCPGCEGDAARLVSSPRLGHGSSPAMKLLDATKRSAHEPAVVAGPPPRAATGRSAVTNNPLHRRLPRP; this comes from the coding sequence GTGACCTCGGATGGTCTCCTCCGGGCGAAGGGCACCACGATGCCGCTGTACGAATTCCGATGCGCCGCCGATTGCGGCCCGTTCGAGCGGTCCTTCCCCATGGCCGACGTGCCCCGATCGGTCCCCTGCCCAGGTTGCGAAGGCGACGCCGCCCGGCTCGTGTCCTCCCCGCGTCTCGGCCACGGATCGTCGCCGGCGATGAAACTCCTCGATGCAACGAAGAGGTCGGCTCACGAACCGGCCGTCGTCGCCGGGCCGCCGCCGCGGGCCGCGACCGGGCGCTCAGCCGTCACGAACAACCCGCTGCACCGCCGACTTCCTCGTCCCTGA
- the urtB gene encoding urea ABC transporter permease subunit UrtB, with amino-acid sequence MDVVIGQLFTGLSIGSILLLAALGLSLTFGQMGVINMAHGEFIMAGSYTAYVVQQVVSSATGSLFVSLLVGFVVGGAMGVLLEVTLVKRMYHRPLDTLLVTFGVGLILQQLARDVFGAPAVNVAAPDWLSGGVEILGAVVPKTRLFILVLAVVAVVALSLAMQKSSMGRRIRAVVQNRDLAETSGISSRRTDVTTFFLGSGLAGVAGVALTLIGSTSPTIGQSYLIDAFLVVVVGGLGQMKGAVIAAFALGILNSFVEYSTTASIAKVIVFVVIVVFLQVRPQGLFAVKTRSLV; translated from the coding sequence ATGGATGTAGTGATCGGACAGCTGTTCACCGGGTTGAGTATCGGATCGATCCTGTTGCTCGCAGCGCTGGGGCTGTCGTTGACGTTCGGCCAGATGGGCGTCATCAACATGGCCCACGGCGAGTTCATCATGGCCGGCTCGTACACGGCCTACGTGGTGCAGCAGGTGGTGTCGAGCGCGACCGGTTCTCTGTTCGTCTCTCTGCTCGTCGGCTTCGTGGTCGGCGGCGCGATGGGCGTCCTGCTCGAGGTGACGCTCGTGAAGCGGATGTACCACCGGCCGCTGGACACGCTACTGGTGACGTTCGGTGTGGGACTGATCCTGCAGCAACTGGCCCGCGACGTCTTCGGGGCGCCCGCCGTCAACGTCGCCGCACCGGACTGGCTGTCCGGCGGGGTGGAGATCCTGGGCGCGGTGGTCCCGAAGACGCGGCTGTTCATCCTGGTGCTCGCCGTCGTGGCGGTCGTCGCGCTGTCGCTGGCGATGCAGAAGTCGTCGATGGGACGCCGCATCCGCGCCGTCGTGCAGAACCGCGATCTCGCAGAGACGAGCGGGATCTCCAGTCGCCGAACCGATGTGACGACGTTCTTCCTCGGTTCCGGTCTGGCGGGTGTCGCGGGAGTGGCGCTGACCCTGATCGGCTCGACGAGCCCGACCATCGGCCAGAGTTACCTCATCGACGCATTCCTGGTGGTCGTGGTCGGCGGTCTGGGCCAGATGAAGGGCGCGGTGATCGCCGCGTTCGCGCTCGGCATCCTCAATTCGTTCGTCGAGTACTCGACCACGGCGTCGATCGCGAAGGTCATCGTGTTCGTGGTCATCGTGGTGTTCCTCCAGGTTCGGCCGCAGGGCCTGTTCGCCGTCAAGACGAGGAGTCTCGTATGA
- a CDS encoding GntR family transcriptional regulator produces MARREPAGSLSDHVYLSLRTDLMSGRIPPGQRLGEERLADTYGVSRTPVREALARLLADGLVQRDVGGLFPYRPRIDELAGLYELRITLELQGIARVRADESLSHDPDVLGPELERWYALRKENPEPDAGFVALDEQFHTVLLRSAGNRALSDALVSVNAKVRPVRMFDYLTPDRMSATIDEHIAVAEFALDGKLDTAYDTLLAHISESREVVIERAEQALSLARMAWAIRD; encoded by the coding sequence ATGGCACGCCGAGAACCGGCCGGGTCCCTCAGCGACCACGTGTACCTGTCTCTGCGCACCGATCTGATGAGCGGCCGGATCCCGCCGGGACAGCGGCTCGGCGAGGAGCGTCTCGCCGACACCTACGGGGTGTCGCGGACGCCGGTGCGGGAGGCCCTGGCCCGGCTCCTCGCCGACGGACTGGTCCAGCGCGACGTGGGCGGGTTGTTTCCCTACCGCCCCCGCATCGACGAACTCGCGGGACTGTACGAACTGCGCATCACGCTCGAGCTCCAGGGAATCGCCCGGGTCCGTGCCGACGAGTCGCTGTCGCACGACCCGGACGTTCTGGGACCGGAACTCGAGCGGTGGTACGCGCTGCGGAAGGAGAACCCGGAGCCGGATGCCGGATTCGTGGCGCTCGACGAGCAGTTCCACACGGTGCTGCTGCGGTCGGCCGGAAACCGGGCGCTGTCCGATGCGCTGGTCAGCGTGAACGCGAAGGTACGGCCGGTCCGGATGTTCGACTACCTGACCCCCGACCGCATGAGCGCGACGATCGACGAGCACATCGCGGTGGCCGAGTTCGCACTCGACGGCAAGCTCGACACCGCATACGACACGCTGCTCGCGCACATCAGCGAGTCGCGGGAGGTGGTGATCGAGCGCGCGGAGCAGGCACTGTCCCTCGCGCGGATGGCCTGGGCGATCCGTGATTGA
- the urtA gene encoding urea ABC transporter substrate-binding protein, protein MRTFSKRALAAPTALAAIGLVLTGCGSKASDTAGESTAASCVDTSGDTIKVGSLNSLSGTMAISEVTVRDSIALAVDEINNSGGVLGKKIQIVAEDGASEPTVFAEKAEKLISSDCVAAVFGGWTSSSRKAMLPVFEDNNSLLYYPVQYEGLEDSKNIFYTGATTNQQIVPALDYLKEKGVKSLYLVGSDYVFPQTANRIIKAYAAANGIEIKGEDYTPLGSTDFSTIVNKVRSADADAVFNTLNGDSNVAFFREYANVGLKPADMPVVSVSIAEEEVGGIGVQNIEGQLTAWNYYQTIDTPENKKFVDAYKARYGANKPTSDPMEAAYTSVYLWKNTVEKANSFATKDIQENADGVTFAAPEGPVTIDGSNHHITKTARIGEIRGDGLIYTVWDSGTPIQPDPYLKSYPWAEALGS, encoded by the coding sequence ATGCGCACCTTCTCCAAGCGCGCCCTCGCTGCACCGACCGCGCTCGCCGCCATCGGGCTCGTGCTGACCGGTTGCGGCAGCAAGGCGTCCGACACGGCCGGCGAGTCCACCGCGGCGTCCTGTGTGGACACGTCCGGGGACACGATCAAGGTCGGGTCCCTGAACTCGTTGTCCGGCACCATGGCCATCAGTGAGGTGACCGTCCGGGACTCGATCGCACTCGCGGTCGACGAGATCAACAACTCGGGCGGCGTGCTCGGCAAGAAGATCCAGATCGTGGCCGAGGACGGCGCCTCCGAGCCCACCGTGTTCGCGGAGAAGGCCGAGAAGCTCATCAGCAGCGACTGCGTCGCGGCCGTGTTCGGCGGCTGGACGTCGTCGAGCCGCAAGGCGATGCTGCCGGTCTTCGAGGACAACAACTCGCTGCTGTACTACCCCGTGCAGTACGAGGGGCTCGAGGATTCGAAGAACATCTTCTACACCGGTGCCACCACCAACCAGCAGATCGTGCCCGCCCTCGACTACCTGAAGGAGAAGGGCGTCAAGTCGCTGTACCTGGTGGGCAGCGACTACGTGTTCCCGCAGACGGCCAACCGCATCATCAAGGCGTACGCGGCGGCCAACGGCATCGAGATCAAGGGCGAGGATTACACGCCGCTCGGCTCCACCGACTTCTCGACCATCGTCAACAAGGTCCGCTCCGCCGACGCGGACGCCGTGTTCAACACCCTGAACGGCGATTCCAACGTCGCCTTCTTCCGCGAGTACGCGAACGTCGGCCTGAAGCCCGCCGACATGCCCGTCGTGTCGGTGTCGATCGCCGAGGAGGAGGTCGGCGGCATCGGCGTCCAGAACATCGAGGGTCAGCTGACCGCATGGAACTATTACCAGACCATCGACACGCCGGAGAACAAGAAGTTCGTCGACGCGTACAAGGCCCGGTACGGCGCGAACAAGCCGACGTCCGACCCGATGGAAGCCGCGTACACGTCCGTGTACCTGTGGAAGAACACCGTCGAGAAGGCGAACTCGTTCGCCACCAAGGACATCCAGGAAAACGCGGACGGCGTCACGTTCGCCGCGCCGGAGGGTCCGGTCACCATCGACGGGTCCAACCACCACATCACCAAGACCGCGCGGATCGGTGAGATCCGGGGCGACGGCCTGATCTACACGGTCTGGGATTCGGGCACCCCGATTCAGCCGGACCCGTACCTGAAGTCCTACCCGTGGGCCGAGGCGCTGGGTAGCTAG
- the urtC gene encoding urea ABC transporter permease subunit UrtC has product MSILTSGRYRAWAGFALAALLLFVLAPAVLSDFRLSLLGKFLCFAIVAVGIGLAWGRGGMLTLGQGVFFGLGAYMMAMHLKIADAELRGDTVPDFMQIAGIRELPGYWVPFTSPIVTILGILLIPASVAFVLGLGVFKRRVKGAYFAILSQALAAAFAILLVGQQSTGGSNGLNRFRTFFGFNLNDPANKQMLFFIAAGVLLAVVAVTRQLMNSRYGELLVAVRDQEERVRFLGYDPANIKLVAYVTAAFFAGLAGALFVPIVGIISPADVGIVPSIAFLIGVAIGGRSTLLGPVLGAIGVAWAQSAFSESFPSGWIYAQGLLFIVVVGFFPAGVAGLFALLKRKRKAASEPQPPPGPEDETEAAERMEMAR; this is encoded by the coding sequence ATGAGCATCCTGACGAGTGGCCGCTACCGCGCGTGGGCGGGATTCGCGCTGGCCGCGCTGCTTCTGTTCGTGCTCGCCCCCGCCGTCCTCAGCGACTTCCGGCTGAGTCTGTTGGGCAAGTTCCTGTGCTTCGCGATCGTCGCGGTCGGGATCGGCCTGGCCTGGGGCCGCGGCGGCATGCTCACCCTCGGCCAGGGTGTGTTCTTCGGGCTGGGCGCGTACATGATGGCGATGCATCTGAAGATCGCCGACGCCGAACTCCGCGGCGACACCGTGCCCGACTTCATGCAGATCGCGGGCATCCGGGAACTGCCGGGCTACTGGGTGCCGTTCACGTCGCCGATCGTGACGATCCTGGGAATCCTCCTGATCCCCGCGTCGGTGGCGTTCGTCCTCGGTCTCGGCGTGTTCAAGCGTCGCGTCAAGGGCGCGTATTTCGCGATCCTCAGTCAGGCGCTCGCCGCCGCGTTCGCCATCCTGCTGGTGGGTCAGCAGAGCACCGGAGGAAGCAACGGCCTCAACCGGTTCCGCACGTTCTTCGGTTTCAACCTGAACGACCCGGCCAACAAGCAGATGCTGTTCTTCATCGCCGCCGGCGTGCTGCTGGCCGTCGTCGCCGTCACCCGGCAGTTGATGAACAGCCGCTACGGTGAACTGCTCGTCGCCGTCCGGGACCAGGAGGAGCGGGTGCGCTTCCTCGGGTACGACCCGGCGAACATCAAACTCGTCGCCTACGTGACGGCAGCGTTCTTCGCCGGCCTCGCCGGCGCGCTGTTCGTGCCGATCGTCGGCATCATCTCCCCCGCCGACGTCGGGATCGTCCCGTCGATCGCGTTCCTGATCGGGGTGGCCATCGGCGGACGCTCCACGCTTCTCGGCCCCGTCCTCGGCGCGATCGGCGTGGCGTGGGCGCAGAGCGCCTTCTCGGAGTCGTTCCCGTCCGGCTGGATCTACGCGCAGGGTCTGCTGTTCATCGTGGTCGTCGGATTCTTCCCGGCCGGTGTCGCGGGACTGTTCGCGCTGCTGAAGCGCAAGCGGAAGGCCGCGTCCGAGCCGCAGCCACCGCCCGGGCCGGAGGACGAGACCGAGGCGGCGGAGCGAATGGAGATGGCGCGATGA
- the urtD gene encoding urea ABC transporter ATP-binding protein UrtD: MTIPTTSKEPMLGGNAGMSSEYLEVRDLRVSFDGFKAVDGVDLTLMQGDLRFLIGPNGAGKTTLVDAITGLVPATGSVTKSGVELIGRKVHRIARLGVGRTFQTASVFEELSVLQNLDIAAGAGRSALTLLRRRKTVLPAIEEALDVTGLGRLRDTPAGILAHGQKQWLEIGMLLVQNCSVLLLDEPVAGMSHEEREETGNLLRRIGGERTVVVVEHDMDFMRAFATSVTVLHAGKVLSEGTVEQVQADPRVQEVYLGTAAAGAAPELQPDVSKEDSDARA, translated from the coding sequence ATGACGATTCCCACCACGTCCAAGGAACCGATGCTCGGCGGCAACGCCGGAATGTCCAGCGAGTACCTCGAGGTCCGGGACCTGCGGGTCAGCTTCGACGGCTTCAAGGCCGTCGACGGCGTCGACCTCACCCTGATGCAGGGCGATCTGCGGTTCCTGATCGGCCCCAACGGCGCGGGCAAGACCACGCTGGTCGACGCCATCACCGGGCTCGTCCCGGCGACGGGGTCGGTCACGAAATCCGGCGTCGAGTTGATCGGCAGGAAGGTGCACCGCATCGCCCGGCTCGGCGTGGGCCGCACGTTCCAGACGGCGAGCGTGTTCGAGGAACTGTCGGTGCTCCAGAACCTCGACATCGCCGCCGGCGCGGGCCGCTCCGCGCTCACCCTGCTGCGCCGCCGCAAGACCGTGCTTCCCGCGATCGAGGAGGCGCTCGACGTCACCGGTCTCGGCAGGCTCCGCGACACCCCCGCCGGAATCCTCGCGCACGGGCAGAAGCAGTGGCTCGAGATCGGCATGCTCCTCGTGCAGAACTGCTCCGTCCTGCTGCTCGACGAACCGGTGGCCGGCATGAGCCACGAGGAACGCGAGGAGACGGGAAACCTGCTGCGCCGCATCGGCGGTGAACGGACCGTCGTCGTGGTCGAGCACGACATGGACTTCATGCGCGCGTTCGCGACCTCGGTGACCGTGTTGCACGCCGGGAAGGTGCTGAGCGAGGGAACGGTCGAGCAGGTGCAGGCCGATCCACGTGTGCAGGAGGTGTATCTCGGGACCGCCGCGGCGGGCGCCGCCCCCGAGTTGCAGCCCGACGTTTCGAAGGAGGACAGCGATGCTCGAGCTTGA
- the urtE gene encoding urea ABC transporter ATP-binding subunit UrtE — protein MLELDDVRAGYGRTEVIHGVSLTVPSDGVAAVMGHNGAGKTTLLRAAVGLIKVNSGRVLFDGEDVTALRPSARVARGLAYVPQGQQSFGQLTTAENLQVVADGRKRGRELVGEALDLFPALRGLLDRRAGLLSGGQRQQLAIARALITEPKMLILDEPTEGIQPSVVAEIERTIMELTRRGGLGVLLVEQHIGFALESAERYYVLESGRVTSSGDGGAAPDSDVRTAVSDVRAAMAI, from the coding sequence ATGCTCGAGCTTGACGACGTCCGAGCCGGGTACGGCCGGACCGAGGTGATCCACGGAGTGTCGCTGACGGTCCCGTCGGACGGGGTGGCCGCGGTGATGGGACACAACGGCGCAGGCAAGACCACGCTTCTCCGGGCCGCGGTCGGACTGATCAAGGTGAATTCCGGGCGGGTGCTGTTCGACGGCGAGGACGTCACGGCACTGCGGCCCAGCGCCAGGGTGGCGCGCGGCCTCGCGTACGTGCCGCAGGGCCAGCAGTCGTTCGGCCAGCTGACGACCGCGGAGAACCTGCAGGTGGTGGCGGACGGCCGCAAGCGCGGCAGGGAACTCGTCGGCGAGGCGCTGGATCTGTTCCCGGCGCTGCGCGGCCTGCTCGACCGGCGCGCCGGTCTGCTCTCCGGGGGCCAGCGTCAGCAACTCGCCATCGCGCGAGCACTGATCACGGAACCGAAGATGCTGATCCTCGACGAACCGACGGAGGGAATTCAGCCGTCCGTCGTGGCGGAGATCGAACGCACGATCATGGAACTCACCCGCCGCGGCGGCCTCGGAGTCCTGTTGGTGGAACAGCACATCGGGTTCGCGCTCGAATCCGCCGAACGCTACTACGTCCTCGAGTCCGGCCGGGTGACGTCGTCCGGCGACGGCGGCGCCGCACCCGATTCCGACGTCCGGACCGCGGTCTCCGACGTCCGCGCGGCGATGGCGATCTGA
- the fmdA gene encoding formamidase yields MPELLFPLDSSKKFTDQAIVGHNRWHPDIPAAVTVKPGDSFRVHCREWFDGAIHNDDSADDILNAPLTTVHTLTGPFAVEGAKPGDLLIVDILDVGPIPQEDSGPLAGQGWGYTGIFSRHNGGGFLTEQFPDAYKAVWDFSGQTATSRHVPHVSFTGIVHPGLMGTAPSAALLSKWNAREGALIATDPGRVPPLALPPEPQDAVLGSLPGADFDRVAGEAARTAPPRENGGNQDIKNLTKGSRVFYPVFVDGANLSVGDLHFSQGDGEITFCGAIEMGGFIDLRVDIIAGGMDTYGVSENAIFMPGNTDPQYSEWLAFSGTSVTLDGEQKYLDSHLSYQRACLHAIDYLTKFGYSPEQAYLLLGAAPIEGRLSGVVDIPNSCSTVYLPTAMFDFPVAPSTSGPFRIDPGIGAPRSENKG; encoded by the coding sequence ATGCCCGAACTGCTGTTTCCGCTCGATTCCTCGAAGAAGTTCACCGACCAGGCGATCGTCGGCCACAACCGCTGGCACCCCGACATCCCGGCCGCGGTCACGGTGAAACCGGGCGACTCCTTCCGCGTGCACTGCCGCGAATGGTTCGACGGCGCCATCCACAACGACGACTCCGCCGACGACATCCTCAACGCACCGCTCACCACCGTGCACACCCTGACCGGACCTTTCGCCGTCGAAGGCGCGAAGCCCGGCGACCTGCTGATCGTCGACATCCTCGACGTCGGGCCCATCCCCCAGGAAGATTCCGGCCCGCTGGCAGGCCAGGGCTGGGGGTACACGGGCATCTTCTCCCGCCACAACGGCGGCGGATTCCTCACCGAGCAGTTCCCCGACGCCTACAAGGCCGTGTGGGACTTCTCCGGTCAGACCGCCACGTCGCGGCACGTCCCGCACGTCTCGTTCACCGGCATCGTGCATCCCGGGCTGATGGGCACCGCGCCGTCGGCCGCGCTGCTGTCGAAGTGGAACGCGCGGGAGGGCGCACTCATCGCCACCGACCCGGGCCGGGTTCCCCCACTCGCACTGCCGCCCGAGCCGCAGGACGCCGTCCTCGGGTCCCTGCCGGGCGCCGACTTCGACCGAGTCGCCGGCGAGGCCGCCCGCACCGCTCCCCCGCGGGAGAACGGCGGCAACCAGGACATCAAGAACCTCACCAAGGGCAGCCGCGTCTTCTACCCGGTGTTCGTCGACGGCGCGAACCTGTCCGTCGGCGATCTGCACTTCTCCCAGGGCGACGGCGAGATCACGTTCTGCGGCGCCATCGAGATGGGCGGCTTCATCGACCTGCGCGTCGACATCATCGCCGGCGGGATGGACACGTACGGCGTGTCCGAGAACGCGATCTTCATGCCCGGCAACACGGATCCGCAGTACTCGGAGTGGCTCGCGTTCTCCGGGACGTCCGTCACCCTGGACGGGGAACAGAAGTACCTCGACTCGCACCTGTCCTATCAGCGCGCATGTCTCCACGCGATCGACTACCTCACCAAGTTCGGGTACAGCCCCGAGCAGGCGTATCTCCTGCTCGGCGCCGCACCCATCGAGGGCAGGCTGTCGGGGGTCGTGGACATCCCGAACTCCTGCTCGACCGTGTACCTGCCGACGGCGATGTTCGACTTCCCCGTCGCACCGTCCACGTCGGGTCCGTTCCGGATCGACCCGGGCATCGGCGCCCCGCGCTCGGAGAACAAGGGCTGA
- a CDS encoding carboxymuconolactone decarboxylase family protein: MTARIPPGRLKELGPVNWALWRIISRVAGVPDAHLFSTVGHTGGLFRAWLHYSGKLMPGGKISRHETELIILRVAHLRKCGYEMDHHVRLGRRAGVTPALLEQVLEGPDAEGWDARRRAILTAVDQLVTTDNLDDATWSSLGAYFDDRRLIEFCFLVTQYDALATTIGTLRIERDYS, from the coding sequence GTGACCGCACGCATTCCACCGGGACGTCTGAAGGAACTCGGCCCCGTCAACTGGGCGCTGTGGCGGATCATCTCCCGTGTCGCCGGCGTCCCGGACGCGCATCTGTTCAGCACGGTGGGCCACACGGGGGGCCTCTTCCGCGCGTGGCTGCACTACTCCGGCAAGCTGATGCCGGGCGGGAAGATCTCCCGCCACGAGACCGAATTGATCATCCTGCGGGTGGCGCACCTGCGGAAGTGCGGCTACGAGATGGACCACCACGTGCGCCTCGGACGCCGGGCCGGCGTCACCCCGGCGCTGCTCGAACAGGTGCTGGAAGGCCCCGACGCGGAAGGCTGGGACGCGCGCCGCCGCGCCATCCTCACCGCCGTCGACCAACTCGTCACCACCGACAACCTGGACGACGCCACGTGGTCGTCGCTCGGCGCGTACTTCGACGATCGCCGGCTGATCGAGTTCTGTTTTCTGGTGACGCAGTACGACGCCCTGGCCACCACCATCGGGACGCTGAGGATCGAACGCGACTACTCGTAG
- a CDS encoding SDR family NAD(P)-dependent oxidoreductase, with product MARTLEENLVGRRVLITGSARGIGAGLARRLHERGARVGLLGLEPELLEQTATTCGRAPWRRCDVRDRRAVEDSFDYLTDRLGGLDVVVANAGVTPPAHIVAGDPDVMRYAIEVNVLGTYHTLRAAGPYIGHRNGYALVVASSTAFDPLRGVHSAPRGGAEELGEALREEMKPLGTRVGIARLGEIDTDRTLIGFDGVAVPAPRGSALARTSSITVAVDALERGIAGRKNRISAPSRVPGSDSVRMLALRALPLRGLASRATEMTRSIELRTHATVPARGRVEGEGAA from the coding sequence ATGGCACGCACTCTCGAAGAGAATCTGGTCGGACGCCGCGTCCTGATCACCGGCTCGGCCCGGGGAATCGGCGCCGGACTCGCCAGACGACTTCACGAGCGGGGCGCCCGCGTCGGGCTGCTCGGCCTCGAACCCGAACTCCTCGAACAGACCGCCACCACCTGCGGACGGGCGCCGTGGCGCCGGTGCGACGTCCGCGACCGGCGTGCCGTCGAGGACTCGTTCGACTACCTCACCGACCGGCTCGGCGGCCTCGACGTCGTCGTCGCGAACGCGGGAGTGACACCCCCGGCGCACATCGTCGCGGGTGATCCGGACGTGATGCGCTACGCCATCGAGGTCAACGTACTGGGGACGTACCACACGCTGCGGGCCGCGGGGCCGTACATCGGGCACCGCAACGGATACGCGCTTGTCGTCGCATCGTCGACGGCATTCGACCCGCTGCGTGGTGTCCACAGCGCGCCGAGAGGCGGCGCCGAGGAACTCGGCGAGGCGCTGCGGGAGGAAATGAAGCCGCTCGGGACCCGGGTCGGCATCGCCCGGCTCGGCGAGATCGACACGGATCGCACCCTGATCGGTTTCGACGGCGTCGCGGTCCCCGCACCCCGCGGCAGCGCACTCGCCCGGACCTCCTCGATCACGGTGGCGGTCGACGCGCTCGAACGGGGAATCGCGGGACGGAAGAACCGGATTTCCGCGCCGTCCCGGGTACCCGGGTCGGATTCTGTGCGTATGCTCGCACTCCGGGCCCTCCCACTTCGGGGCCTCGCATCTCGGGCGACCGAGATGACCCGGTCGATCGAACTACGCACGCACGCAACCGTTCCTGCCAGGGGGCGAGTAGAAGGAGAGGGGGCGGCGTGA
- the ramB gene encoding acetate metabolism transcriptional regulator RamB produces MSKTFVGTRLRQLRTERGLSQAALAKTLEISASYLNQIEHDVRPLTVPVLLRISEVFGVDTTFFSSQDDTRLIAEMREVALDQEMGIDADAQEIAEMVASHPGLAKAMVNMHRRFRNTTAQLALATEDRYSDGSGSGAITMPHEEVRDYFYQRQNYLHELDTAAEELTARMRFHRGDVGGEIARRLQTVHDVQIVKRIDLGENVLHRYDPESRLLEISPHLSGGQQVFKFATELAFLEYGDLLDKLVAEGGFTSDESVALARLGLANYFAAATVLPYGQFHDVAEDFRYDIERLSAFYSVSYETICHRLSTLQRPKLRGVPFMFVRVDRAGNMSKRQSATGFHFSTSGGTCPLWNVYETFAYPGKIMNQIAQMPDGRRYLWIARTVERRAQRYGQPAKIFAIGLGCEIRHAHRLVYGDGLDLDDSNPGTPIGAGCRVCERVNCPQRAFPPLGKQLDISEHQSSVSPYLIR; encoded by the coding sequence ATGTCCAAGACCTTCGTCGGTACCCGGTTGCGTCAGCTCCGAACCGAGCGTGGTCTCAGCCAGGCGGCGCTGGCGAAGACGCTGGAGATCTCGGCCAGCTACCTCAATCAGATCGAGCACGACGTCCGGCCGCTGACGGTGCCGGTGCTGCTGCGGATCAGCGAGGTCTTCGGCGTCGACACCACGTTCTTCTCCTCCCAGGACGACACGCGCCTGATCGCGGAGATGCGCGAGGTCGCGCTGGACCAGGAGATGGGGATCGACGCGGACGCCCAGGAGATCGCGGAGATGGTCGCGTCGCATCCGGGCCTGGCGAAAGCGATGGTCAACATGCACCGCCGCTTCCGCAACACCACCGCCCAGCTGGCTCTCGCGACGGAGGACCGCTACAGCGACGGCAGCGGCAGCGGCGCGATCACGATGCCGCACGAGGAGGTCCGCGACTACTTCTATCAGCGGCAGAACTACCTGCACGAACTCGACACGGCGGCGGAGGAGCTGACGGCGCGGATGCGGTTCCACCGCGGCGACGTCGGCGGTGAGATCGCCCGCCGGTTGCAGACCGTGCACGACGTGCAGATCGTCAAGCGCATCGACCTCGGCGAGAACGTCCTGCACCGGTACGACCCCGAGTCGCGGCTGCTGGAGATCTCGCCGCATCTGTCGGGTGGGCAGCAGGTGTTCAAGTTCGCGACCGAGTTGGCGTTCCTGGAATACGGCGACCTGCTCGACAAGCTGGTGGCGGAGGGCGGCTTCACCAGCGACGAGTCCGTCGCGCTCGCCCGGCTCGGGCTGGCCAACTACTTCGCCGCGGCGACGGTCCTCCCCTACGGCCAGTTCCACGACGTGGCCGAGGACTTCCGGTACGACATCGAGCGCCTGTCGGCGTTCTACTCGGTGAGCTACGAGACGATCTGTCACCGCCTCTCCACGCTGCAGCGTCCGAAGCTGCGCGGTGTCCCGTTCATGTTCGTGCGCGTCGACCGGGCGGGCAACATGTCGAAGCGGCAGTCCGCCACCGGGTTCCACTTCTCCACCAGCGGCGGCACGTGCCCGCTGTGGAACGTGTACGAGACGTTCGCGTACCCCGGCAAGATCATGAACCAGATCGCGCAGATGCCGGACGGCCGCCGGTACCTGTGGATCGCCCGCACCGTCGAACGCCGCGCCCAGCGTTACGGTCAGCCCGCCAAGATCTTCGCGATCGGGCTGGGCTGCGAGATCCGGCACGCGCACCGTCTCGTGTACGGCGACGGTCTGGACCTCGACGATTCCAACCCGGGCACCCCCATCGGCGCCGGCTGCCGGGTGTGCGAGCGCGTCAACTGCCCGCAACGCGCGTTCCCGCCACTCGGCAAGCAACTCGACATCAGCGAGCACCAGAGTTCGGTCTCCCCGTACCTGATCCGTTAG